In Dama dama isolate Ldn47 chromosome 20, ASM3311817v1, whole genome shotgun sequence, a single window of DNA contains:
- the MCOLN2 gene encoding mucolipin-2 isoform X3 gives MARDVEALDLPAWSRASGPSQGPQCRDAMAHLDSEVKEECLREDLRFYFMNPCEKFRARQQIPWKMGLQILKIVMVTTQLVRFGLSNQLVVAFKEENTAAFKHLFLKGYSGSDEDDYSCSVYTQEDTYDSIFFAINQFHRLRNLSLGTLGYGESEDNRIALKVCKQHYKKGTMFPSNETLNIDSDIEIDCIHLDLEALSKDTQDWKNSSFFRMEFYRLLQVDISFQLKGIDLQTIHSRELPDCYVFQNMIVFDNKAHSGKIKIYFNSDAKIEECKDLKISGSIQKNTQYVLVFDAFVIVICLASLILCTRSIVLALRLRKRFLKFFLEKYKRHVCNADQREFINQWYILVIISDLLTISGSVLKMEIKAKNLTNYNLCSILLGTSTLFVWVGVIRYLGYFQAYNVLILTMQASLPKVLRFCACAGMIYLGYTFCGWIVLGPYHNKAFGSWDNRNNKNKNNSS, from the exons AGATGCAATGGCTCATCTTGATTCTGAGGTGAAAGAAGAATGTCTGAGAGAAGACCTGAGGTTTTACTTCATGAACCCTTGTGAAAAATTCCGAGCCAGACAACAGATTCCGTGGAAAATGGGTTTGCAGATTTTGAAGATAGTCATGGTCACCACACAG CTTGTTCGTTTTGGTTTAAGTAACCAGCTGGTCGTTgctttcaaagaagaaaacactGCTGCTTTTAAGCACCTGTTTTTGAAAGGATATTCTGGTTCAGATGAAGATGATTACAGCTGCAGTGTGTATACCCAAGAGGACACATATGACAGCATCTTTTTTGCTATTAATCAG tttcatcGGCTAAGGAACTTATCTCTGGGGACCCTTGGTTATGGAGAAAGCGAAGACAACAGGATTGCTTTAAAAGTCTGTAAGCAGCATTACAAGAAAGGGACCATGTTTCCTTCTAATGAGACACTGAATATTGACAGCGACATTGAAATAG ACTGCATTCACCTAGACCTTGAGGCCCTCTCCAAGGACACTCAGGACTGGAAGAATTCATCATTCTTCAGGATGGAATTTTATCG GCTCTTGCAAGTTGACATCTCCTTTCAACTCAAAGGCATTGACCTGCAGACGATTCATTCCCGAGAGCTTCCAGACTGTTACGTCTTTCAGAATATG ATTGTCTTTGACAATAAAGCTCACAGTGGCAAAATCAAAATCTATTTTAACAGTGATGCCAAAATCGAGGAATGTAAAGACTTGAAAATCTCTGGATCTA tTCAGAAAAACACTCAGTATGTCCTGGTGTTTGATGCATTTGTCATTGTGATTTGCTTGGCATCTCTTATCCTGTGCACAAGATCCATTGTTCTTGCGCTGAGGTTACGAAAG agATTCCTAAAGTTCTTCCTGGAGAAGTACAAGCGACACGTGTGTAATGCCGACCAGAGGGAGTTTATCAACCAATGGTATATCCTGGTGATTATCAGCGACCTCCTGACAATAAGTGGGTCCgtgttaaaaatggaaattaaagccAAG AATCTCACAAACTACAATCTGTGCAGCATTTTGCTTGGAACGTCTACGCTCTTTGTCTGGGTTGGCGTCATCCGATACTTGGGTTACTTCCAAGCCTATAAT gtGCTCATTTTAACAATGCAAGCCTCGTTGCCAAAAGTTCTTCGCTTCTGCGCGTGTGCTGGTATGATCTATCTGGGTTACACCTTCTGTGGCTGGATTGTCTTAGGACCATATCACAACAAG